The following are encoded together in the Gammaproteobacteria bacterium genome:
- a CDS encoding POTRA domain-containing protein, translated as MSTRSASTRAAAVVGGYRLAPAAAAAGVPVDARSGMQSRGNAAVRVLAVLTVIGALMAAEAVAQSDARRGTEVDLATLDTVEVRSIRVDGSSVFTAAELAAAVAPYEQRAITFEELDELRHALSQRYAARGYVSSGVVIPDQRILDGVVTLQAVEGGLTDITVSGNRRLRERTIERRIEHRLGVPLNVNDLQAALHALQEDPLIQRIDAQLLPGEALGESHLRLGVTERPPLDLAVIASNDRSASVGEDRGLLGLTYRGLIGNGDVLSGQLGLTSGVRDSVLSYSVPIGAGGTALELLLTDQDADIVEDPFDTLDIESRLESWSVTATRPFVEQSGQSVTGIAYFEHKRSESTLLGMPFSFSPGDIDGKAEGSSVGIGAEWIRRGAAQAWSARATLRVGVDALDAMVRAAGPDGRFTAFLGQFQYLRQLAWRGSEVLVRQTVQIAFDPLLAMYKLPIGGRYTVRGYRENSFVRDNGAAVSAEYRFAPWVDATGQPRGRFELAVFADYGVSWDEDNALATSREERIASVGLGTLWNPIPWLNVEVYWGDALDEPSDPGESLQDRGIHYRVAFQKSFRKPL; from the coding sequence GTGAGCACGCGGTCGGCATCGACGAGAGCTGCGGCCGTCGTCGGCGGGTATCGGCTCGCACCTGCAGCGGCAGCCGCCGGCGTGCCCGTCGACGCACGCTCGGGCATGCAGAGCCGCGGCAACGCCGCGGTCCGCGTTCTCGCCGTTCTGACCGTGATCGGTGCGCTCATGGCCGCCGAAGCCGTCGCGCAGAGCGATGCACGGCGCGGCACCGAAGTGGATTTGGCGACGCTCGACACCGTCGAGGTCCGCTCGATCCGGGTCGACGGCAGCTCGGTGTTTACGGCTGCGGAGCTCGCGGCCGCTGTCGCGCCCTACGAGCAGCGGGCGATCACGTTCGAGGAGCTTGACGAACTGCGTCATGCGCTGTCACAGCGCTACGCGGCGCGCGGCTACGTGAGCTCCGGCGTCGTGATTCCCGACCAGCGCATCTTGGACGGCGTGGTGACGCTTCAAGCGGTCGAGGGCGGGCTTACCGACATCACGGTCTCCGGCAACCGGCGGCTGCGAGAGCGGACGATCGAGCGGCGCATCGAGCACAGGCTCGGCGTGCCGTTGAACGTCAACGACCTGCAGGCGGCTCTGCACGCGCTGCAGGAAGACCCGCTGATCCAGCGCATCGACGCGCAGTTGCTGCCGGGAGAGGCGCTCGGCGAGAGTCACCTCCGCCTCGGCGTGACGGAACGCCCGCCGCTCGACCTCGCGGTGATTGCGAGCAACGATCGTTCGGCCAGCGTCGGGGAGGATCGCGGGCTGCTGGGCCTGACGTACCGCGGTCTGATCGGCAACGGCGACGTCTTGAGCGGCCAGCTCGGGCTGACCTCGGGCGTGCGGGACAGCGTGCTGTCCTACAGCGTGCCCATCGGCGCCGGGGGCACGGCGCTCGAGCTGCTGCTCACCGACCAGGACGCGGACATCGTCGAAGACCCGTTCGACACGCTCGACATCGAGAGTCGCCTCGAATCCTGGAGCGTGACCGCGACTCGGCCGTTCGTGGAGCAGTCGGGGCAGTCGGTAACGGGCATCGCCTACTTCGAGCACAAACGCAGTGAAAGCACGCTGCTAGGTATGCCGTTCTCGTTCTCGCCGGGCGACATCGACGGCAAAGCCGAGGGCAGCTCGGTCGGCATAGGGGCGGAGTGGATCCGACGCGGCGCCGCGCAGGCCTGGTCCGCACGCGCGACGCTGCGGGTGGGCGTCGATGCGCTCGATGCAATGGTGAGAGCCGCTGGCCCCGACGGCCGCTTCACGGCGTTTCTCGGGCAGTTCCAATACCTTCGTCAACTCGCCTGGCGCGGCAGCGAGGTGCTCGTGCGCCAGACGGTGCAGATCGCGTTCGATCCACTGCTCGCGATGTACAAGCTGCCGATCGGCGGTCGCTATACCGTGCGCGGCTATCGCGAGAACTCGTTCGTGCGCGACAACGGGGCGGCCGTCTCGGCCGAGTATCGGTTCGCGCCGTGGGTCGACGCGACCGGACAGCCTCGAGGTCGCTTCGAGCTGGCCGTGTTCGCCGATTACGGCGTGTCCTGGGACGAGGACAACGCGCTCGCCACCTCGCGCGAGGAGCGCATCGCCAGCGTCGGCTTGGGGACGTTGTGGAATCCGATTCCATGGCTGAACGTCGAGGTGTACTGGGGCGACGCGCTCGACGAGCCGAGCGACCCCGGGGAGTCGCTGCAAGACAGAGGCATCCACTACCGGGTGGCTTTTCAGAAATCGTTCCGGAAGCCGCTTTGA
- a CDS encoding filamentous hemagglutinin N-terminal domain-containing protein, with the protein MPFVFPIGAPLRAQVVLDGTVGIQGALSGPDYVITEGAGTRVGGNLFHSFADFNIATGESAAFTSDFAGATANVIARVTGAHASSIDGVLRNTIPGADLWLLNPSGIVFGPHAELDVQGSFHASTADTLLFEGGGRFAATNPADTVLTVADPAAFGFLDAAVAPITVDGSTLSVPAGRGLSLAGGEISLRGATLEAPRGVISLASAEGAGEVGLPARSPATTPVTDFGPTRLDASRLDASGSTAGAVYVRAGEFVMQGASEIEAVTTEGTTDDAPGGVFVDVASAALRGGSRIRTQTLGDGPGGTVRVAATGTVTIEGAADGGGSGGDGGGGDGSGGGGGGTGGEGGGGTGGGGGDAGGGGSGTGGGGTGGGGTGGGGTDGGGSGGGGGGGTGGGGTGGGGIGTGGGASSTASGLFSEVAQGAAGSGGDVEISAGTIRVVDGAQLTALTAGRGAAGNIHLTATERLTAAGEAQINASTASQGRAGDIVLEAPLIEALDGVRIGSVAEGAGRGGNISLRASDAFVMTGTNGDPDPARNRSSRITASSFFTSTGDAGSIDIRAGRIELGDGARISTSTSGIGEGGSLRIVATGPISLTGRRGDGSGSAIKASTEVEADQAGEVAGPRRGNAGPIVIEAPSLTLADGGEIVTNTSLLGDGGEIRLHVGDVQISDARIASESTALGLDAGDAGAITLDGDSLLVGAGGSISAATVDGAGGAVTLRVGEIRILGGRASAASTGAGTGGDIVIETGSAELLGGGEVSAHGTGTGNAGALRIFADDTLTMRDASVLTSAAASAGGDIEIGVGGHLLLVDAMVSAEAGGVTVEDGGGNVLVDPEFVVLNDSDIVARANAGNGGNITIQALYFLASADSSMDASSRSGIDGRVLIDSPNQINDTVLPLDAPVVEVEGLLSQRCLPALAAQRSSLTVEPRAVAGSIPGDYLSSPPAVVEPGEDVAAWDPQALRPATASLLEGRPCALESSEPLLK; encoded by the coding sequence GTGCCTTTCGTTTTCCCGATTGGTGCTCCGCTTCGCGCGCAGGTCGTTCTGGACGGCACGGTCGGAATTCAGGGCGCTCTTTCCGGCCCGGACTACGTGATCACGGAGGGCGCCGGCACACGCGTCGGCGGAAACCTTTTCCACAGCTTCGCCGACTTCAACATCGCGACCGGCGAATCGGCGGCGTTCACGAGCGACTTCGCCGGCGCGACCGCCAACGTCATCGCTCGGGTCACGGGCGCGCACGCGTCGAGCATCGACGGGGTTCTGCGCAACACGATCCCGGGGGCCGACCTGTGGTTGCTGAATCCGAGCGGCATCGTCTTCGGTCCGCATGCGGAGCTCGACGTGCAGGGTTCGTTTCACGCGAGCACGGCGGATACATTGCTGTTCGAGGGCGGCGGGCGGTTCGCGGCAACGAACCCCGCCGACACCGTGCTCACCGTCGCCGATCCGGCGGCCTTCGGGTTTCTCGATGCCGCCGTCGCTCCGATCACGGTCGACGGCTCGACGCTGAGCGTGCCGGCCGGCCGCGGGCTTTCGCTGGCCGGCGGCGAGATCAGCTTACGTGGAGCGACGCTCGAGGCTCCGCGCGGCGTCATTTCACTGGCGAGCGCCGAGGGCGCGGGCGAGGTGGGGCTGCCGGCTCGGTCGCCTGCGACGACGCCGGTGACCGACTTCGGACCGACACGGCTCGATGCAAGCCGCCTCGATGCGAGCGGCAGCACCGCCGGAGCCGTTTACGTCCGTGCCGGCGAGTTCGTGATGCAAGGGGCGTCCGAAATCGAGGCCGTCACGACCGAGGGCACGACCGACGATGCGCCGGGAGGCGTCTTCGTCGATGTCGCGAGCGCCGCGCTGCGCGGCGGTAGCCGGATTCGAACGCAGACGCTCGGCGACGGTCCCGGAGGCACGGTTCGAGTCGCGGCCACGGGCACCGTAACGATCGAAGGGGCGGCGGACGGCGGCGGAAGCGGCGGCGACGGAGGCGGCGGCGACGGAAGCGGCGGTGGAGGCGGCGGCACGGGCGGTGAAGGCGGCGGCGGCACGGGCGGCGGTGGCGGTGACGCTGGCGGCGGTGGCAGCGGGACCGGCGGTGGCGGTACGGGAGGCGGCGGGACCGGGGGCGGTGGCACGGACGGCGGTGGAAGCGGCGGCGGAGGCGGCGGCGGTACGGGAGGCGGCGGGACCGGCGGTGGAGGCATCGGCACCGGCGGCGGAGCGAGCAGCACCGCATCAGGGCTCTTCTCCGAGGTGGCGCAGGGGGCCGCCGGCTCGGGCGGTGACGTCGAAATCTCGGCCGGAACGATCCGCGTCGTGGACGGCGCGCAGCTCACGGCTTTGACGGCCGGGCGGGGAGCCGCCGGGAATATTCACCTGACGGCCACGGAGCGTCTAACCGCGGCCGGCGAGGCGCAGATCAATGCGAGCACGGCATCGCAGGGCCGCGCGGGCGACATCGTGCTCGAAGCACCGCTGATCGAGGCGCTCGACGGCGTGCGGATCGGCAGTGTCGCGGAAGGCGCCGGACGCGGGGGCAATATCTCGTTGCGCGCCTCCGACGCGTTCGTCATGACGGGCACGAACGGCGATCCGGATCCGGCACGCAACCGAAGCTCGCGAATCACGGCGAGCAGCTTTTTCACGTCGACCGGGGACGCGGGCTCGATCGACATTCGAGCGGGCCGGATCGAGCTCGGCGACGGTGCGAGGATCTCGACGAGCACGTCGGGCATCGGCGAAGGCGGGTCCCTGCGGATTGTCGCGACGGGGCCGATCTCGCTGACGGGAAGGCGGGGCGACGGCAGCGGCTCGGCCATCAAGGCGTCGACGGAAGTGGAAGCCGACCAGGCCGGCGAAGTCGCCGGGCCGCGCAGGGGCAACGCGGGTCCGATCGTCATCGAGGCGCCGAGCCTCACGCTCGCCGACGGCGGCGAGATCGTGACCAACACGAGCCTCCTCGGCGACGGCGGCGAGATCCGGCTTCACGTCGGAGACGTGCAAATCTCCGACGCGCGAATCGCGAGCGAATCGACCGCGCTCGGCCTCGATGCGGGGGACGCCGGTGCGATCACGCTGGACGGCGACTCGCTGCTCGTCGGGGCGGGCGGTTCGATCTCGGCGGCGACCGTCGACGGCGCGGGAGGCGCAGTGACGCTGAGGGTCGGAGAGATTCGGATTCTCGGCGGGCGCGCTTCCGCCGCGTCGACGGGGGCGGGAACGGGCGGAGACATCGTCATCGAGACCGGCAGCGCCGAGCTGCTCGGCGGCGGCGAGGTGTCGGCGCACGGCACGGGGACCGGAAACGCCGGCGCGCTGCGCATCTTCGCCGACGACACGCTCACGATGCGCGATGCCTCCGTCCTCACGAGCGCGGCGGCTTCGGCCGGCGGCGATATCGAGATCGGCGTGGGCGGCCACCTGCTGCTCGTCGACGCGATGGTCAGCGCGGAGGCCGGCGGCGTGACCGTCGAGGACGGCGGCGGCAACGTCCTCGTCGACCCGGAGTTCGTCGTGCTCAACGACAGCGACATCGTGGCGCGTGCCAACGCCGGCAACGGCGGAAACATCACCATTCAAGCGCTGTACTTCCTCGCGTCGGCCGACAGCAGCATGGATGCTTCTTCGAGAAGCGGCATCGACGGGCGCGTGCTGATCGATTCTCCGAACCAAATCAACGACACGGTGCTGCCGCTCGACGCGCCGGTCGTCGAAGTCGAGGGGCTTTTGTCGCAGCGTTGTCTGCCGGCGCTTGCCG